The following are encoded in a window of Novosphingobium sp. ZN18A2 genomic DNA:
- a CDS encoding ferritin-like domain-containing protein gives MPDARPTLARAIRDALLTADPREKAMAARAVARDWAAGRLAFAFDVAMPDVPARPDRPELLAPNRMPKRGKGGSERGRIALIHALAHIEFVAIDLALDIVGRFGEERGPAFASDFLSVAADEAMHYALLARRLVTLGTYYGALPAHDGLWDAARETAHDVGARLAVVPMVLEARGLDVTPLTIERFTAAGDMTSARILQRILDDEIRHVRFGTTHFSKVCEERGVAPPNLWKELVERHFRGAVKPPFNDSARQAAGLSREFTAVLAL, from the coding sequence TTGCCTGACGCCCGCCCCACGCTTGCGCGCGCGATCCGCGACGCGCTGCTTACCGCCGACCCGCGCGAAAAGGCCATGGCCGCGCGCGCGGTTGCCCGCGACTGGGCGGCGGGAAGACTGGCGTTCGCCTTCGACGTTGCGATGCCGGACGTGCCCGCAAGGCCCGACAGGCCCGAACTGCTTGCGCCCAACCGGATGCCCAAACGCGGCAAGGGCGGGTCCGAACGCGGGCGCATCGCCCTGATCCATGCGCTTGCGCATATCGAGTTCGTGGCGATTGACCTCGCGCTCGATATCGTGGGCCGCTTCGGGGAAGAGCGCGGCCCCGCCTTCGCAAGCGACTTCCTTTCGGTCGCGGCGGACGAAGCGATGCACTATGCGCTCCTCGCCCGCAGGCTGGTGACGCTCGGCACATATTACGGCGCCCTGCCCGCGCATGACGGATTGTGGGATGCCGCGCGCGAAACGGCGCACGATGTCGGCGCGCGGCTGGCCGTCGTGCCCATGGTGCTGGAAGCACGCGGGCTGGACGTAACGCCACTGACGATCGAACGCTTCACCGCGGCGGGCGACATGACCAGCGCAAGAATCCTTCAACGAATCCTTGACGACGAAATCCGGCATGTGCGCTTCGGCACAACCCATTTCTCCAAGGTCTGCGAAGAGCGTGGGGTGGCCCCGCCGAATCTCTGGAAGGAGTTGGTAGAGCGCCATTTTCGCGGCGCCGTTAAGCCGCC
- a CDS encoding peroxiredoxin: protein MSTEAGIGDPMPDIAMTTPEGGTIRPSDLAGKPAVIFFYPKDDTPGCTTENKDFSALSGEFAKAGVHLLGVSKDPPAKHQKFIAKHDLSAPLASDAEEGGLSDALGIWTEKKNYGRTYMGMVRTTYLLDRDGKIARVWNKVKVKGHAEEVLAAAKAL from the coding sequence ATGAGCACTGAGGCCGGAATCGGCGATCCGATGCCCGATATCGCCATGACCACACCCGAAGGCGGCACCATCCGCCCGTCGGACCTTGCCGGAAAACCGGCGGTGATCTTCTTCTATCCGAAGGACGATACCCCCGGCTGCACGACCGAGAACAAGGACTTTTCCGCGCTTTCCGGGGAGTTCGCCAAGGCCGGCGTGCATCTTCTGGGCGTCAGCAAGGACCCGCCGGCAAAGCACCAGAAATTCATCGCCAAGCACGATCTTTCGGCACCACTCGCCAGCGATGCGGAAGAAGGCGGCCTGTCCGACGCGCTGGGCATCTGGACCGAAAAGAAGAACTACGGCCGCACCTACATGGGCATGGTGCGCACCACGTATCTGCTGGACAGGGACGGGAAGATCGCGCGCGTGTGGAACAAGGTGAAGGTAAAGGGCCACGCCGAAGAGGTGCTGGCCGCCGCGAAGGCGCTTTGA
- a CDS encoding bifunctional [glutamine synthetase] adenylyltransferase/[glutamine synthetase]-adenylyl-L-tyrosine phosphorylase encodes MTSTAPKADFPDALSRARTHSPFLSGALDRLPALEELLAAGRIEDALGAAHRAGQGEDDVGIALRRERLALALAVAIGDLAGVLPLSRVVGELTAFADRALDLAIDDGIRQRAPDDEPTGFSAIALGKQGAGELNYSSDLDPILLFDPERLPRRDRDEPGEAAQRVARAVVRTLSSHTAEGYVFRVDLRLRPASEVSPLALPFEAAITHYESSALAWERAAFIRARAAAGDIEAGQAFLDTIRPFVWRRSLDFGAIAEIGRLTTRIRDHYSGGQAVGPGYDLKRGRGGIREVEFFAQTHQLIHGGRDPSLRQRGTRAALDALAAAGLIGAEDARVMGESYDRLRTVEHRLQMVSDQQTHSLPTDAEALDSVAQLDGLANGAALVEELADISEAVGSRFDALIETYAPEGAVPVSAKPLTQELADLGFDDPEALTARIDGWIGGQYRALRSSEARDAFRRMRPQLLEALANAPDPERALLRWEQLLAGLPSAINVFRLLEARPGLLAIVMRVLAHAPTLADELARRADLIDILIDRSAFDLPGSVNEIAAELARGEKDDDYQRTLDNVRQQVGEMRFALGVQLVEGRDPLEIAAALSRVAEAAIRVLGEAAIREFAQAHGSVPGNRLMILGLGRLGGAALTHASDLDLIFLFSGEFAAESDGRRPLGATLYFNRLSQRVIAALSVPTAAGALYEVDARLRPSGAQGPIAVSLDSFERYQREEAWTWEHMALTRARVLFGTDGDRAELEAIIARVLDSPRDADKLRTDVLAMRDEMARHKPPKGPLDVKLARGGLVDLEFLVHFLQLRERTAFHPQLGEAVSALVAADLLPASLRDAHDLLTRLLVIVRLFAPDGAYPPEASREIVAQVCGCEDWNSLLASVEGARGEVAAAWAATFGTQLEDQP; translated from the coding sequence ATGACCAGCACTGCGCCAAAAGCCGACTTTCCCGATGCCCTTTCCCGCGCCAGAACGCATTCCCCGTTCCTGTCCGGCGCGCTCGACCGGCTTCCCGCACTGGAGGAATTGCTGGCTGCCGGCCGGATCGAGGATGCACTTGGCGCGGCGCACCGGGCGGGACAGGGTGAAGACGACGTGGGCATCGCCCTGCGGCGAGAGCGGCTGGCGCTGGCGCTTGCCGTCGCCATCGGTGACCTGGCGGGCGTGCTGCCGCTGTCCCGCGTGGTGGGCGAGCTGACCGCATTTGCCGATCGCGCGCTCGACCTTGCGATAGACGACGGCATCCGCCAGCGCGCGCCCGACGACGAACCGACCGGCTTTTCCGCCATCGCGCTGGGTAAGCAGGGCGCGGGCGAGCTGAACTATTCGTCCGACCTCGACCCGATCCTGCTGTTCGATCCCGAACGCCTGCCCCGGCGCGACCGTGACGAACCGGGCGAAGCCGCGCAGCGCGTTGCGCGGGCCGTGGTCCGCACGCTCTCTTCGCATACGGCGGAAGGCTATGTCTTCCGCGTCGACCTGCGCCTGCGACCCGCCAGCGAAGTCAGCCCGCTGGCGCTGCCGTTCGAAGCGGCGATCACGCATTACGAATCCTCCGCCCTCGCGTGGGAGCGCGCGGCCTTCATCCGCGCCCGCGCCGCGGCGGGGGATATAGAGGCGGGGCAGGCTTTTCTGGACACGATCCGCCCGTTCGTGTGGCGGCGCAGCCTCGATTTCGGGGCGATCGCCGAAATCGGGCGGCTGACCACGCGCATCCGCGACCACTATTCGGGCGGGCAGGCGGTTGGCCCCGGTTACGACCTGAAGCGCGGGCGCGGCGGCATCCGCGAAGTGGAATTCTTCGCGCAGACGCACCAGCTGATCCACGGCGGACGCGACCCTTCGCTGCGCCAGCGCGGCACGCGCGCGGCGCTGGATGCGCTGGCCGCCGCCGGGTTGATCGGGGCGGAAGACGCGCGCGTGATGGGCGAAAGCTATGACCGGCTGCGCACGGTCGAACACCGGTTGCAGATGGTATCCGACCAGCAGACCCACAGCCTGCCGACCGACGCGGAAGCGCTCGATTCGGTCGCGCAGCTTGACGGGCTGGCGAACGGCGCCGCGCTGGTAGAGGAACTGGCGGACATTTCCGAAGCCGTGGGCAGCCGTTTCGACGCGCTGATAGAGACATATGCGCCCGAAGGCGCGGTTCCGGTTTCGGCCAAGCCGCTGACACAGGAACTCGCCGACCTGGGATTCGACGATCCCGAGGCCCTGACCGCGCGGATCGACGGCTGGATCGGCGGGCAGTATCGCGCGTTGCGCTCGTCCGAAGCGCGCGATGCGTTCCGGCGGATGCGGCCGCAATTGCTGGAAGCGCTGGCCAACGCGCCCGATCCCGAACGCGCGCTGCTGCGCTGGGAACAGTTGCTGGCGGGCCTGCCCAGCGCGATCAACGTGTTCCGCCTGCTGGAAGCGCGGCCGGGCCTGCTGGCGATCGTCATGCGCGTGCTCGCCCATGCGCCCACGCTGGCGGACGAACTGGCGCGCCGCGCCGACCTGATCGACATCCTGATAGACCGCAGCGCCTTCGACCTGCCGGGCAGCGTAAACGAAATCGCGGCGGAACTGGCGCGCGGGGAAAAGGATGACGATTACCAGCGCACGCTCGACAATGTTCGCCAGCAGGTGGGGGAAATGCGCTTCGCGCTGGGCGTGCAACTGGTGGAAGGGCGCGATCCGCTGGAAATCGCCGCCGCCCTGTCGCGCGTTGCCGAAGCGGCGATCCGCGTGCTGGGCGAAGCGGCGATCCGCGAATTCGCCCAGGCGCACGGATCGGTGCCGGGCAATCGGCTGATGATTCTGGGGCTGGGGCGGCTGGGCGGCGCGGCGCTGACGCACGCATCGGACCTTGACCTGATTTTCCTGTTCAGCGGAGAGTTTGCCGCCGAATCGGACGGGCGGCGGCCGCTTGGCGCAACGCTCTATTTCAACCGGTTGTCGCAGCGGGTGATCGCGGCGCTTTCCGTGCCCACCGCGGCGGGCGCGCTTTACGAGGTGGATGCACGCCTGCGGCCGTCGGGCGCGCAAGGGCCGATTGCGGTCAGCCTCGACAGCTTCGAACGCTATCAGCGCGAAGAAGCCTGGACCTGGGAGCACATGGCGCTGACCCGCGCGCGCGTGCTTTTCGGCACCGACGGGGACCGCGCGGAGCTGGAAGCGATCATCGCCCGCGTCCTCGATAGCCCGCGCGACGCGGACAAGCTTCGCACCGACGTTCTGGCCATGCGCGACGAGATGGCGCGCCACAAGCCGCCCAAGGGGCCGCTGGACGTGAAGCTGGCGCGCGGCGGGCTGGTCGACCTCGAATTCCTGGTCCACTTCCTGCAACTGCGCGAACGCACCGCATTCCATCCGCAACTGGGCGAGGCGGTGTCCGCGCTTGTGGCGGCAGACCTGCTGCCTGCCTCCCTGCGCGACGCGCATGACCTGCTTACGCGCTTGCTGGTAATCGTGCGCCTGTTCGCCCCCGATGGCGCCTATCCGCCCGAGGCGAGCCGCGAGATCGTGGCGCAGGTCTGCGGCTGCGAGGACTGGAATTCGCTGCTCGCCAGCGTAGAAGGCGCGCGCGGCGAGGTTGCGGCCGCCTGGGCGGCCACGTTCGGAACCCAACTGGAGGACCAGCCATGA
- a CDS encoding M28 family metallopeptidase produces MTLKTSGSAVRALVLAIAGTAALGACAMVQAPEMATAAAPATPATQAATVADATAYPQVSAPQVDVPLMKEMVKTLASDDFEGRAPSTDAEPRVLNYIISKFQQAGLKPGNNGSWLQDVPTVEITGSDFSPMTVTGGTSPMTFSYGDQYVAASYRVTPHTQVKDSDLVFVGYGIVAPELGWNDYAGIDMKGKTAVILVNDPDYRMKDENGPFKGRRMTYYGRWTYKFEEAARQGASAAIIVHDTFPAAYGWNVVNSSWSGAQYYVQSDNDGMDQTAANGWVQLPVAKRIFAAAGKDFDALSEAAKHKGFRAVPLGEKVSFSFDNAIRKSMSHNVVGILPGAKHPGQYVLYTAHWDHLGHCTPDKTGDGICNGAVDNATGVAALAALAEANRKAGPADRSQVFMAVTLEESGLLGSEWYATHPIYPLAKTVGGVNMDALLPAGRAKDYSMTGGDKSDLTGYFRHALQAMGLYETKEDHPERGHYYRSDHFSFAKQGVPMFDVARGTDLFDGGNAAGEAAADDYVNNRYHQPSDEYSPDWNWSGISEDIEMYYRLGRMLAMTDDWPNWHKDDEFRSIRDKSLKKN; encoded by the coding sequence ATGACTTTGAAGACAAGCGGCAGCGCGGTGCGTGCGCTGGTGCTGGCGATTGCCGGAACGGCGGCGCTGGGCGCCTGCGCAATGGTCCAGGCGCCGGAAATGGCCACCGCCGCCGCGCCGGCGACACCGGCAACGCAGGCCGCAACCGTTGCGGATGCCACGGCCTATCCGCAGGTTTCCGCGCCGCAGGTCGACGTGCCGCTGATGAAGGAGATGGTGAAGACGCTGGCCTCCGACGATTTCGAAGGCCGGGCGCCCAGCACCGATGCGGAACCGCGCGTGCTGAACTACATCATTTCGAAGTTTCAGCAGGCCGGGCTGAAGCCGGGCAACAACGGTAGCTGGCTGCAGGACGTGCCGACGGTGGAAATCACCGGCAGCGATTTCTCGCCGATGACCGTGACCGGCGGAACCTCGCCGATGACGTTCAGCTATGGCGACCAGTACGTGGCGGCCAGCTATCGCGTCACGCCGCATACGCAGGTGAAGGACAGCGACCTGGTCTTCGTGGGGTACGGCATCGTGGCGCCCGAGCTGGGCTGGAACGATTATGCCGGGATCGACATGAAGGGGAAAACCGCGGTTATCCTCGTCAACGATCCCGATTACCGGATGAAGGACGAGAACGGGCCGTTCAAGGGCCGCCGGATGACCTATTACGGCCGCTGGACCTATAAGTTCGAGGAAGCCGCGCGCCAGGGCGCGAGCGCGGCCATCATCGTGCACGACACCTTCCCGGCAGCCTATGGCTGGAACGTCGTCAACTCCAGCTGGAGCGGCGCGCAATACTATGTCCAGTCGGATAACGACGGCATGGACCAGACGGCCGCCAACGGCTGGGTCCAGCTTCCGGTCGCCAAACGGATTTTCGCGGCGGCCGGCAAGGATTTCGATGCCCTGTCCGAAGCGGCAAAGCACAAGGGTTTCCGCGCGGTGCCGCTGGGCGAGAAGGTGAGCTTCTCGTTCGATAACGCGATCCGCAAGTCGATGTCGCACAACGTCGTCGGTATCCTGCCGGGCGCGAAGCATCCCGGCCAGTACGTGCTCTATACCGCGCACTGGGACCACCTGGGCCATTGCACGCCCGACAAGACGGGTGACGGCATCTGCAACGGCGCGGTCGACAACGCGACCGGCGTCGCGGCGCTGGCCGCGCTTGCGGAAGCGAACAGGAAGGCCGGACCGGCCGATCGCAGCCAGGTCTTCATGGCGGTGACGCTTGAGGAATCGGGCCTGCTCGGCTCCGAATGGTATGCCACCCACCCGATCTACCCGCTGGCGAAGACCGTGGGCGGGGTGAACATGGATGCGCTGCTGCCCGCCGGCCGGGCGAAGGACTATTCCATGACCGGCGGCGACAAGTCGGACCTTACCGGATATTTCCGCCACGCCTTGCAGGCGATGGGCCTTTACGAGACGAAGGAAGACCATCCCGAGCGCGGCCATTATTACCGTTCGGACCATTTCAGCTTTGCCAAGCAGGGCGTGCCGATGTTCGACGTGGCGCGCGGAACGGACCTGTTCGATGGCGGAAACGCGGCAGGCGAAGCGGCGGCGGACGATTATGTGAACAACCGCTATCACCAGCCCAGCGACGAATATTCGCCCGACTGGAACTGGTCCGGCATTTCCGAGGATATCGAGATGTATTACCGCCTTGGCCGGATGCTGGCGATGACGGACGACTGGCCGAACTGGCACAAGGACGACGAATTCCGCAGCATCCGCGACAAGAGCCTGAAGAAGAACTGA
- a CDS encoding agmatine deiminase family protein encodes MSDTVWRMPPEWHPQEWLWIGFPHDADEWPDVIARAQEQIAAFANAVAESGQEVRLIVRDAANRARAERLVSGAVHLEQRVYGDVWLRDTGPLVVHDGKGQTAARLFGFNGWGGKYLMAGDEAIGADLAASAGLEAVRCDWVLEGGALDGDGTGLVATTEQCLLNPNRNPRLSRGDIERRLARDLGYDRVLWLGDGLINDHTDGHVDNLARFVAPNRLALPVATGPDDPNAAIYADAAARARDFGVDVVQVPSPGRIEWGNTVQPASYMNFVVTTNLVVVPTFGTPHDDEGVAAIGALFPGRACIGLPGDAVLAGGGGFHCASQQMPRA; translated from the coding sequence ATGAGCGACACCGTATGGCGGATGCCGCCCGAATGGCATCCGCAGGAATGGCTGTGGATCGGTTTTCCGCACGATGCGGACGAATGGCCCGATGTCATTGCGCGCGCGCAGGAACAGATCGCCGCCTTTGCGAACGCGGTTGCCGAAAGCGGGCAGGAGGTGCGGCTGATCGTGCGCGACGCGGCCAATCGCGCACGGGCGGAACGCCTCGTTTCGGGCGCGGTGCATCTGGAACAGCGCGTTTACGGGGACGTGTGGCTGCGCGATACCGGGCCGCTTGTCGTCCATGACGGCAAGGGCCAAACCGCCGCCCGCCTGTTCGGCTTCAACGGCTGGGGCGGCAAATACCTGATGGCAGGGGACGAGGCGATCGGCGCCGATCTGGCCGCCAGCGCCGGACTGGAGGCGGTTCGTTGCGACTGGGTTCTGGAAGGCGGGGCGCTGGATGGAGACGGGACGGGGCTGGTCGCCACGACGGAACAGTGCCTGCTGAATCCCAACCGCAATCCCCGGCTTTCGCGCGGCGATATAGAACGGCGGCTGGCGCGCGACCTTGGCTATGACCGGGTGCTGTGGCTGGGCGACGGGCTGATAAACGATCACACGGACGGCCACGTCGATAACCTGGCCCGGTTCGTCGCGCCGAACCGGCTGGCCTTGCCCGTAGCCACCGGGCCGGACGATCCCAATGCGGCGATCTATGCCGATGCCGCCGCACGCGCGCGCGATTTCGGCGTCGACGTGGTGCAGGTGCCGTCGCCCGGCCGGATCGAATGGGGCAATACGGTCCAGCCGGCCAGTTACATGAACTTCGTGGTGACGACGAATCTTGTGGTCGTGCCCACGTTCGGCACGCCGCACGACGATGAAGGCGTGGCCGCGATCGGCGCGCTCTTTCCCGGCCGGGCGTGCATCGGATTGCCGGGCGACGCGGTGCTGGCAGGCGGCGGCGGCTTCCATTGCGCCAGCCAGCAGATGCCGCGCGCGTGA
- a CDS encoding NAD(P)/FAD-dependent oxidoreductase: MTVADRTGSSGAAPSREQGRFDAIVLGAGAAGLMCAARAGQRGRRVLLVDHAPEAGRKILISGGGRCNFTNIHTAPDRYLSANPHFCKSALSRYRPDDFVALVERYGIAWHEKTLGQLFCDGSARQVVAMLLEECARGGVTLRLGQPADTIDHADGRFRVSIGADVVEAPRLVLATGGPSIPKMGATGFAYDVARRFGLKVVQPRPALVPFTLGEEDALFRSLSGVSADVEVRFGKVRFREAALFTHRGLSGPAMLQISSYWDHKGAIHVDFLPGREGDWLVAEKAARPRSSLRRTLAAALPERLAEALAERMATDGELGGITDKALRHAAARLAAWPFRPTGTEGFAKAEVTAGGIATAGLSSRTMEARGVPGLFAIGEAVDVTGWLGGYNFQWAWASGVAAAEAL, translated from the coding sequence GTGACCGTCGCGGATCGAACGGGATCATCGGGCGCTGCGCCATCCCGCGAACAGGGCCGGTTCGATGCAATCGTGCTGGGGGCCGGTGCCGCCGGATTGATGTGCGCGGCGCGCGCGGGCCAGCGCGGCCGCCGTGTGCTGCTGGTCGATCACGCGCCCGAAGCGGGCAGGAAGATACTGATATCGGGCGGCGGACGCTGCAATTTCACGAATATCCACACCGCGCCCGACCGCTATCTTTCGGCCAATCCGCATTTCTGCAAGTCGGCGCTCAGCCGCTATCGTCCGGACGACTTTGTTGCCCTGGTCGAACGATACGGCATCGCCTGGCATGAAAAGACGCTGGGCCAGCTGTTCTGCGATGGCTCCGCGCGGCAGGTCGTTGCCATGCTGCTCGAAGAATGCGCACGCGGCGGGGTGACGCTGCGGCTGGGCCAGCCGGCCGACACGATCGACCATGCGGACGGCCGGTTCCGGGTGTCGATCGGCGCGGACGTGGTGGAGGCGCCCCGGCTGGTGCTTGCCACCGGCGGGCCTTCGATCCCGAAGATGGGCGCAACCGGCTTCGCCTATGACGTGGCGCGACGCTTCGGTTTGAAGGTGGTGCAGCCGCGCCCGGCGCTGGTGCCCTTCACGTTGGGAGAGGAAGACGCGCTGTTCCGATCTCTTTCCGGGGTTTCCGCCGATGTCGAGGTGCGCTTCGGCAAAGTGCGCTTTCGGGAAGCGGCGCTGTTCACGCATCGCGGGCTGTCCGGGCCGGCGATGCTGCAGATATCGTCCTATTGGGATCACAAGGGCGCGATCCATGTCGATTTCCTGCCGGGGCGTGAGGGCGACTGGCTGGTGGCCGAAAAGGCCGCGCGTCCGCGTTCCTCGCTCCGCCGGACGCTGGCGGCGGCGCTTCCCGAGCGGCTGGCAGAGGCGCTGGCGGAGCGCATGGCGACGGACGGCGAGCTTGGCGGGATAACCGACAAGGCGCTGCGCCACGCGGCGGCAAGGCTGGCCGCATGGCCGTTCCGGCCCACCGGCACCGAAGGGTTCGCCAAGGCGGAAGTCACCGCCGGCGGCATCGCGACGGCGGGCCTGTCCTCTCGCACGATGGAAGCGAGGGGCGTGCCCGGCCTGTTTGCCATTGGAGAGGCGGTGGACGTTACCGGATGGCTGGGCGGCTACAATTTCCAGTGGGCCTGGGCGAGCGGCGTGGCGGCGGCGGAGGCGTTGTGA